The following coding sequences are from one Humulus lupulus chromosome X, drHumLupu1.1, whole genome shotgun sequence window:
- the LOC133805530 gene encoding uncharacterized protein LOC133805530: MDHDFEIFDSSSSEEEEEEIILALAIEEERLGNERGSTSHRRSIPRRAFIRRNSLECHQRLFQDYFFESPTYPPNLFRRRFRMQRHLLLRIQAEVEAYELYFVQRRDAAKRLVMDPKQLWDKGTLAFVGLKINKGAGLGFRLAAAFDVVYGICWLMAGDSHA; the protein is encoded by the exons ATGGATCATGACTTTGAGATATTTGACTCTTCATCatctgaggaggaggaggaggagataATTTTAGCTCTTGCTATTGAAGAAGAACGCTTGGGTAATGAAAGAGGCTCAACATCGCATCGTAGGTCTATTCCCCGGCGTGCATTCATTCGAAGAAATTCGCTTGAATGCCATCAACGCCTCTTTCAAGATTATTTTTTTGAGTCCCCGACGTATCCACCGAATTTATTCCGCAGGAGGTTTCGAATGCAACGTCATCTTTTATTGCGTATTCAAGCCGAAGTCGAAGCATATGAACTATATTTCGTCCAAAGAAGAGATGCTGCTAAAAGActggtgatggacccaaaacag TTGTGGGACAAGGGAACATTggcatttgttgggctcaagataAATAAAGGGGCTGGTTTGGGGTTTCGGCTGGCAGCTGCTTTTGACGTGGTCTATGGCATTTGCTGGTTGATGGCTGGAGATAGCCATGCTTGA
- the LOC133805289 gene encoding UPF0664 stress-induced protein C29B12.11c: protein MALNPQLFPNGMPVPFVNEMFVLARDGVEFEIDKVPGNHGGHVKAKGTIYLSNIRMVFVASKPVGEFFAFDMPLLFVHGEKFNQPIFFCNNIAGQVEPVVPENQPGALFSTHSFKILFKEGGCGTFIPLFFNLIASVRQYNRQQQQANSMPEPPRADPLQAAQTPVDEMIRHAYVDPNDPTRIFLQQPNPESQLRRRTYQSRPAEHSM from the exons ATGGCTCTCAACCCTCAATTGTTCCCCAATGGAATGCCGGTTCCTTTCGTCAACGAGATGTTTGTGCTCGCCAGAGATGGCGTCGAATTCGAAATCGACAAGGTCCCTGG AAATCATGGGGGTCATGTAAAAGCAAAGGGAACAATTTACTTGTCAAATATAAGAATGGTCTTTGTCGCAAGTAAACCAGTTGGAGAATTTTTTGCATTTGATATGCCGCTG CTTTTTGTCCACGGAGAAAAGTTTAATCAACCAATTTTTTTCTGTAACAACATTGCTGGTCAAGTGGAGCCT GTGGTTCCGGAAAATCAACCCGGGGCTCTATTTTCCACTCACTCATTCAAGATTTTGTTCAAGGAAGGGGGCTGTGGTACCTTTATTCCCCTTTTCTTCAACTTAATTGCTTCGGTCAGACAATACAATCGACAACAGCAGCAGGCTAATTCAATGCCGGAGCCACCACGTGCAGATCCTTTACAAGCAGCACAGACTCCCGTTGATGAGATGATACGACACGC ATATGTTGACCCTAATGATCCAACAAGAATCTTCCTGCAGCAGCCTAACCCGGAATCTCAGCTTAGGCGACGCACTTACCAGTCCCGTCCAGCCGAACACTCTATGTAA
- the LOC133805528 gene encoding glutathione S-transferase T3-like, translated as MDSQLHGVLSFTTLLQEGEESYNDYLPSVNDLESQYTPSNPEDGSSRKTKSRKGIFSTEDDNLLVLAWLNTSMDPINGVDQSKYSFWSRVHEYYEKNKKSISSEHSSCSIRNRWSTIQLAANKFCGALAQIERRLRKPKSSTEVSIPLHSTFFIVGLFYDTIQNGKNLCLRVAV; from the exons ATGGACTCACAACTCCATGGGGTTCTTTCCTTCACTACACTGTTACAAGAGGGGGAAGAAAGCTACAATGACTATCTCCCATCTGTGAATGACTTAGAGTCGCAATATACTCCATCCAATCCAGAAGATGGGAGTAGTAGAAAAACTAAATCTAGAAAAGGAATTTTTAGCACAGAAGATGACAACTTGCTAGTTTTAGCTTGGCTGAATACTAGTATGGACCCAATCAATGGGGTTGATCAATCAAAATATTCATTTTGGTCTAGAGTTCATGAATATTATGAGAAAAACAAAAAATCTATATCTTCTGAACATAGTTCATGCTCTATTAGAAATAGATGGTCTACTATCCAACTTGCTGCAAATAAGTTTTGTGGGGCCTTAGCTCAAATTGAAAGAAG AttgagaaagccaaagagttctACTGAAGTATCCATCCCACTTCATTCAACTTTCTTCATTGTTGGACTATTCTACGACACCATCCAAAATGGAAAGAATCTGTGTTTGAGGGTAGCAGTATGA
- the LOC133805529 gene encoding uncharacterized protein LOC133805529, translating to MRILAYGVSGDFVDEYLRIAENTVTKCLKKFVKAIIGIFSHEYLRSPNENDIARLCAVGDSRGFPGMLGSIDCMHWKWKNCPSAWKGMYCGHIHEPTIILEAVASYDLWTWHAFFGLLGSHNDINVLEHSSVFSELAEGHAPKVNYSINGNDYSMGYYLADGIYPSWSTFVKTIYAPHGRKNKHFAATQESARKDVERAFGVLQARFAIVRGPARFYDRQTLKEMMMACIILHNMIVEDERHTYLRVEDFVYEQSDEITEEPVSHEHTNEFVNFIQRHHHIRDRGIHFQLQSDLIEHLWEIYSKS from the coding sequence ATGAGAATATTAGCTTATGGAGTCTCTGGAGATTTTGTAGATGAATACTTGCGGATTGCAGAAAATACAGTAACCAAGTGTTTGAAAAAATTCGTTAAGGCTATCATTGGCATATTCTCCCATGAATACTTAAGATCCCCAAATGAGAACGATATAGCTAGATTGTGCGCAGTTGGAGATAGTCGTGGGTTTCCTGGGATGTTAGGAAGTATTGATTGCATGCATTGGAAATGGAAAAATTGTCCAAGTGCTTGGAAAGGAATGTATTGTGGTCATATTCACGAGCCAACTATAATTTTAGAAGCTGTAGCGTCATATGACCTCTGGACATGGCATGCATTTTTTGGATTGCTAGGCTCCCATAATGATATTAATGTCCTAGAACACTCTTCTGTTTTTAGTGAGCTTGCTGAAGGACATGCTCCAAAGGTCAACTACTCAATAAATGGAAATGACTATTCGATGGGCTACTATCTTGCTGATGGTATATATCCTTCATGGTCGACGTTTGTCAAAACAATTTATGCTCCACACGGCCGTAAAAATAAACATTTTGCAGCAACTCAAGAATCAGCAAGAAAAGATGTAGAACGAGCTTTTGGAGTGCTTCAAGCTCGATTTGCTATTGTACGTGGACCGGCACGATTTTATGATCGACAAACACTTAAGGAGATGATGATGGCATGCATTATTTTGCATAATATGATCGTAGAAGACGAGCGACATACTTATCTTCGAGTAGAAGACTTTGTTTATGAACAAAGCGATGAAATAACCGAAGAGCCTGTGTCCCATGAGCATACAAATGAATTTGTAAACTTCATTCAACGCCATCATCACATTCGAGATCGAGGAATTCATTTTCAACTTCAGTCGGATCTTATTGAACATTTATGGGAAATATATAGTAAATCTTAA